A window of Polypterus senegalus isolate Bchr_013 chromosome 14, ASM1683550v1, whole genome shotgun sequence contains these coding sequences:
- the dipk1aa gene encoding divergent protein kinase domain 1A translates to MRMKYFFFSWLAVFVGSWVVYVQYSSYTELCRGHDCKSVICDKYRKGIIDGSACSSLCDKETLYLAKCLSTKPNNQVYTGNWGDLEGVVKCQMEEIVRFDLGAEMEPRKEAILFDKPTKGTSVEKFKEMVLSHLKAKVGDQANLMDLVSLIISVADGNKDGHISLPEAKSTWALLQLNEFLLMIILQDKEHTPKLLGFCGDLYVMEKVQYTSLYGVKIPWLIELFIPSGLRRSMDQWFTPSWPRKAKISIGLLEFVEDVFHGTFGNFLMCDMSANNFGYNEKHDLKMVDMRKIVPEVSFKDFIRDRHCDTDDDCVYGSDCRTTCDQTKKRCTTEVGQPNLAKACQSLKDYLLRGAPSEIHEELEKQLYSCIALKGTADQMEMEHSLILNNLKTLLWKKISHTKDS, encoded by the exons ATGCGCAtgaagtattttttcttttcttggctgGCTGTGTTTGTCGGCAGCTGGGTGGTATATGTGCAATATTCATCCTATACCGAACTATGTCGGGGTCATGACTGCAAAAGTGTTATA TGTGATAAATACAGAAAGGGCATAATTGATGGTTCAGCCTGTAGCAGTTTGTGTGACAAAGAAACACTCTATCTAGCAAAGTGCCTGTCAACAAAACCTAACAACCAG GTTTACACAGGCAACTGGGGAGATCTAGAAGGTGTAGTGAAATGTCAGATGGAGGAAATTGTCCGTTTCGACTTGGGGGCAGAAATGGAACCAAGAAAAGAAGCTATTTTATTTGATAAGCCAACTAAAGGGACCTCTGTTGAGAAATTTAAGGAAATGGTCTTAAGTCACTTAAAG GCTAAAGTTGGTGATCAAGCAAACTTAATGGATCTTGTCAGTCTAATCATTTCTGTAGCTGATGGAAATAAAGATGGTCACATATCCCTGCCAGAGGCGAAATCCACATGGGCACTCTTGCAACTCAATGAGTTTCTGCTCATGATAATACTCCAAGATAAAGAGCACACCCCCAAATTACTTGGATTCTGTGGGGACCTTTATGTCATGGAAAAGGTGCAGTATACCTCGTTGTATGGGGTTAAGATTCCTTGGCTCATCGAGCTCTTCATTCCCTCAGGACTTCGCCGAAGTATGGACCAGTGGTTCACACCTTCGTGGCCGAGGAAGGCCAAAATCTCAATTGGGCTTTTGGAGTTTGTAGAGGATGTCTTCCATGGGACATTTGGGAACTTTTTGATGTGTGATATGAGTGCAAACAATTTTGGATACAATGAAAAGCATGACCTCAAAATGGTGGACATGAGGAAGATAGTTCCTGAAGTtagttttaaagattttattagAGACCGTCACTGTGATACTGATGATGACTGTGTCTATGGTTCCGATTGTAGGACCACCTGTGATCAGACCAAAAAAAGATGCACAACAGAAGTAGGCCAGCCCAACCTTGCTAAAGCGTGCCAGTCACTAAAGGActaccttctacgaggggcccctTCAGAAATCCACGAAGAGCTTGAAAAGCAGCTGTATTCTTGTATAGCGCTCAAGGGAACAGCAGATCAGATGGAAATGGAGCACTCCTTAATACTAAACAATTTGAAAACACTGCTGTGGAAAAAGATTTCACACACTAAAGACTCCTAA